In Pseudonocardia sp. C8, one genomic interval encodes:
- a CDS encoding sigma-70 family RNA polymerase sigma factor, with protein MVEGVAGGSASALAALYDRWGVRAYSLARRVCADEGLAEDVVQEAFVTVWRDPGRFDAARGDFGAWLLTLVHHKAVDVVRRQSAARRREERTEGDPALGSSAGPGADLAALDAVAAGQVRDALARLSGPQRQALALMYYGGYTQRQVAAMTGVAVGTVKSRVFSGLHRLRDLLGSSLDDRADDAMSDDDVRGSW; from the coding sequence TTGGTCGAGGGCGTGGCTGGAGGTTCGGCGTCGGCGCTGGCGGCGTTGTATGACCGGTGGGGGGTGCGGGCGTACTCGCTGGCGCGGCGGGTGTGCGCCGATGAGGGGCTGGCTGAGGATGTGGTGCAGGAGGCGTTCGTGACGGTGTGGCGCGATCCTGGCCGGTTCGATGCGGCGCGTGGCGATTTCGGGGCGTGGCTGCTGACCCTGGTGCATCACAAGGCGGTGGATGTGGTGCGCCGACAGAGCGCGGCCCGGCGCCGCGAGGAGCGGACCGAAGGCGACCCGGCGCTCGGGTCGTCGGCGGGTCCGGGCGCGGATCTGGCTGCGCTCGACGCTGTCGCGGCGGGTCAGGTGCGGGATGCGCTGGCCCGGCTGTCCGGGCCGCAGCGTCAGGCGTTGGCGTTGATGTATTACGGCGGCTACACCCAGCGGCAGGTGGCGGCGATGACCGGGGTGGCGGTGGGGACCGTGAAGTCGCGGGTCTTCAGCGGTCTGCACCGGCTGCGGGACCTGCTCGGGTCGTCGCTCGATGACCGGGCCGACGACGCGATGTCAGATGATGATGTGCGGGGGTCGTGGTGA
- a CDS encoding anti-sigma factor: MSGEERCRRSEDAVALALHALEPDEERVLREHVSGCRSCRAAVAEAELVAGALGEGVEQVDPPPRLRESILAEAARTPQIGVGNAAAEETERSDLAGERRRRPDPYPPRTAGVGAGAGTRTDGRGRRRPGARDTRGQRGPAGPARGTSRPGGRRLVVATLALVAVLVVAGVGGLAAYTVQLQQQRDAQIARTQALAEVLTRLDRPGTSHTTLSTSEGRPVGAVVADASGRLVVTAGLAANDRDTSIYVLWGVSPDAAPQPIGTFDIGSDAAGPGVQQLDPGEPGRPFLGYAISLEPGRVAPASPTTVVASGQTQT; encoded by the coding sequence GTGAGCGGCGAGGAGCGGTGCCGACGCAGCGAGGACGCCGTGGCGTTGGCGTTGCACGCCCTGGAGCCGGACGAGGAGAGGGTGCTGCGGGAGCACGTGTCGGGGTGTCGATCGTGTCGCGCCGCGGTCGCCGAGGCCGAGCTCGTGGCGGGCGCGCTGGGTGAGGGCGTGGAGCAGGTCGATCCGCCGCCGCGGCTGCGGGAAAGCATCCTCGCCGAGGCGGCCCGGACCCCGCAGATCGGCGTGGGTAACGCCGCAGCGGAGGAAACCGAACGCTCCGACCTCGCCGGTGAGCGACGTCGTCGGCCAGATCCCTACCCGCCCCGAACCGCCGGCGTTGGGGCTGGCGCGGGGACTCGGACCGATGGTCGTGGCCGACGGCGGCCCGGCGCGCGCGATACGCGGGGTCAGCGCGGGCCGGCGGGCCCCGCGCGCGGCACGAGCCGACCGGGTGGTCGCCGGCTCGTTGTCGCCACGCTCGCGCTGGTGGCGGTGCTGGTCGTGGCCGGTGTGGGTGGGCTTGCGGCGTACACGGTGCAGCTGCAGCAGCAGCGCGACGCGCAGATCGCGCGCACCCAGGCCTTGGCCGAGGTGCTCACCCGGTTGGATCGCCCGGGCACGAGTCACACCACGCTGAGCACCAGCGAGGGCCGGCCGGTCGGTGCGGTGGTGGCCGACGCGTCCGGGCGGCTGGTGGTGACCGCAGGGCTTGCGGCGAACGATCGCGACACCAGCATCTACGTGCTGTGGGGAGTCAGCCCGGACGCCGCGCCGCAGCCGATCGGGACCTTCGACATCGGCTCCGACGCGGCCGGCCCGGGCGTGCAGCAGCTCGACCCGGGCGAGCCGGGGCGGCCGTTCCTCGGGTATGCGATCTCGCTCGAGCCCGGCCGCGTCGCACCCGCCTCGCCCACGACGGTGGTGGCCAGTGGCCAGACGCAGACCTGA
- a CDS encoding HigA family addiction module antitoxin: MLEALAEYGRSGERVPVAGLKRRTEERAGNEMKQSDAVTPGEILDLEFLTPMGLTPELLAERAGMSPSRVRHIIDGTHVITAGDANRLSAALGTSDRFWLNLQEAAEDR, from the coding sequence GTGCTGGAGGCGCTCGCCGAGTACGGCCGCAGCGGCGAACGTGTGCCGGTGGCGGGACTCAAGCGGCGAACAGAGGAGAGGGCGGGCAACGAGATGAAGCAGAGTGACGCCGTGACGCCGGGCGAGATCCTGGACCTGGAGTTCCTGACCCCTATGGGGCTCACTCCTGAGCTACTGGCTGAGCGGGCCGGGATGAGTCCGTCGCGCGTCCGCCACATCATCGATGGGACACACGTCATCACCGCCGGCGATGCAAACCGCCTGTCCGCGGCGCTCGGAACCTCGGACCGATTCTGGCTGAACCTGCAGGAGGCCGCCGAGGACCGCTAG
- a CDS encoding molybdopterin-dependent oxidoreductase yields MSAPTADPSSTDGPSWLPRLPAAAGGVLAVAAALGFGHLTAGVVSPASSPFLAVGDVVIRFSPQFLTEFAKATFGVADKPVLLAGMAVVITAVAAVAGLVSRRRPGPGLGVVAVLGMLGLAAVVVAPVFTARDLLAPIVALMVGLVTFAGLHALARRAHPTVTDAGAGGRAEAEAGVGSSRRALLIGCSAAVAVAALGAGLGGLVLAGVAEARQRVTDQLARLRPVTARAPAIPAGAAFPELGTPSFLTPNSQFYRIDVALRVPAQRAQDWSMPIHGMVDNPFTLTFDDLLARPLVERTITMTCVSNPVGGQLISTANFVGVELRELLLEAGVRPGADQIYSTSIDGWYTGTPTEVLLEPGRGALLAIGMNGEALPPEHGFPVRMVVPGLYGYVSATKWIVDMEATTFAAKTGYWLERGWAQQAPIKTQSRIDRPRGFETVPAGRVVVAGIAWSQPTGIDTVEVRMDGGPWQAAELATEVSGHTWRMWRTAFDLAPGSHTVQTRATDGTGVTQTARRADPIPDGASGWPATIFTTS; encoded by the coding sequence ATGAGCGCACCCACGGCTGACCCGTCCTCGACCGATGGTCCCTCGTGGCTCCCGCGCCTGCCCGCGGCCGCAGGTGGGGTCCTGGCCGTGGCCGCGGCGTTGGGGTTCGGGCATCTGACCGCCGGGGTGGTGTCACCCGCGTCCTCGCCGTTCCTGGCGGTCGGCGACGTGGTGATCCGATTCTCCCCGCAGTTCCTCACCGAGTTCGCCAAGGCCACCTTCGGGGTGGCGGACAAGCCGGTCCTGCTGGCCGGGATGGCGGTGGTGATCACCGCGGTGGCCGCGGTGGCCGGCCTGGTCTCCCGCCGCCGGCCCGGCCCGGGCCTGGGGGTGGTCGCGGTACTCGGGATGCTCGGGCTCGCCGCGGTGGTGGTCGCCCCGGTCTTCACCGCACGGGATCTCCTCGCCCCCATCGTGGCGCTGATGGTGGGACTGGTGACCTTCGCCGGGTTGCATGCCCTCGCGAGGCGCGCTCACCCCACGGTCACGGATGCTGGTGCCGGCGGTCGCGCCGAGGCGGAGGCGGGTGTCGGTTCGTCGCGGCGCGCGTTGCTGATCGGGTGCTCGGCCGCGGTCGCCGTGGCCGCGCTGGGCGCCGGCCTGGGCGGGCTCGTGCTCGCCGGTGTGGCGGAGGCCCGGCAACGGGTCACCGACCAGCTGGCCCGGCTGCGGCCGGTGACCGCGCGGGCACCGGCGATCCCGGCCGGGGCGGCGTTCCCGGAGCTCGGCACTCCCAGTTTCCTCACCCCGAACTCGCAGTTCTACCGGATCGACGTCGCGCTGCGGGTCCCCGCCCAGCGCGCGCAGGACTGGTCGATGCCGATCCACGGCATGGTCGACAACCCGTTCACGCTGACGTTCGACGACCTGCTCGCCCGGCCGCTGGTGGAACGCACCATCACCATGACGTGTGTGTCCAACCCGGTCGGCGGGCAGCTGATCTCGACGGCGAACTTCGTCGGGGTCGAGCTGCGTGAGCTGCTGCTCGAGGCCGGGGTCCGGCCCGGCGCCGACCAGATCTACTCCACCAGCATCGACGGCTGGTACACCGGCACCCCCACCGAGGTGCTGCTCGAACCCGGCCGTGGCGCGCTGCTGGCGATCGGCATGAACGGCGAAGCGCTGCCCCCCGAGCACGGGTTCCCGGTGCGCATGGTCGTGCCCGGCCTCTACGGCTACGTCTCGGCGACCAAGTGGATCGTCGACATGGAGGCCACCACCTTCGCGGCCAAGACCGGCTACTGGCTCGAGCGCGGGTGGGCGCAGCAGGCGCCGATCAAGACCCAGTCCCGCATCGACCGCCCGCGCGGGTTCGAAACGGTCCCCGCCGGGCGCGTGGTCGTGGCCGGGATCGCCTGGTCCCAGCCCACCGGCATCGACACCGTCGAGGTGCGCATGGACGGCGGACCGTGGCAGGCCGCCGAGCTGGCGACCGAGGTCAGCGGGCACACCTGGCGGATGTGGCGCACCGCGTTCGACCTCGCCCCCGGCAGCCACACCGTCCAGACCCGGGCCACCGACGGCACCGGTGTCACCCAGACCGCACGACGCGCCGACCCGATCCCCGACGGCGCCTCCGGCTGGCCGGCGACCATCTTCACCACCTCCTGA
- a CDS encoding fasciclin domain-containing protein — protein sequence MRNSKRVAALGALAALTVTLSACGGADQQVDNAPPPAPPAPAAPMNPPPAAAGDGVTTNADVFGPACSQLPQGDAPGSLNNMGPQPVASAASTNPLLTTLVTAVGKVDGLADTLNSQQAITVFAPYNGAFDEVKKAMGDQAFTELLGNQKQLGGLLSYHVVPQRYDAAGLVGAKTVTELAGGQVTIGGTAEAPTVTDGKGNTANILCGNIPTDNATVFVIDKVLMPAS from the coding sequence GTGCGCAACAGCAAACGAGTCGCCGCTCTCGGCGCCCTGGCCGCACTGACCGTGACCCTTTCCGCCTGCGGCGGCGCGGATCAACAGGTAGACAACGCGCCACCGCCCGCGCCCCCGGCACCCGCCGCGCCGATGAACCCCCCGCCGGCCGCCGCCGGGGACGGGGTGACCACCAACGCCGACGTGTTCGGCCCGGCCTGCTCGCAGCTCCCGCAGGGTGATGCGCCCGGGTCGCTGAACAACATGGGCCCGCAGCCGGTGGCCAGCGCGGCGAGCACCAACCCGCTGCTCACCACCCTCGTCACCGCCGTCGGGAAGGTCGACGGGCTGGCCGACACCCTCAACTCCCAGCAGGCGATCACCGTGTTCGCCCCCTACAACGGCGCGTTCGACGAGGTCAAGAAGGCGATGGGTGACCAGGCGTTCACCGAGCTGCTGGGCAACCAGAAACAGCTCGGCGGGCTGCTGTCCTACCACGTCGTCCCGCAGCGCTACGACGCCGCCGGCCTCGTCGGGGCCAAGACGGTGACCGAACTGGCCGGCGGGCAGGTCACCATCGGCGGCACCGCCGAGGCCCCCACGGTCACCGACGGCAAGGGCAACACCGCCAACATCCTGTGCGGCAACATCCCGACCGACAACGCCACCGTGTTCGTCATCGACAAGGTCCTCATGCCCGCCAGCTGA
- a CDS encoding DUF4383 domain-containing protein: MSQSPGARVRVGRHPVQLAAAVVGAVFLLVGILGFIPGVTANYEQLSFAGHGSGALLLGVFAVSILHNLVHAAFGVAGLVLARSIAGARNFLIYGGVIYAVLWIYGLVIDHDSAANFVPVNTADNWLHLALAIAMIALGVLLGRRHPARTT; the protein is encoded by the coding sequence ATGTCGCAATCTCCTGGCGCGCGCGTCCGCGTCGGCCGTCACCCCGTCCAGCTCGCCGCCGCCGTTGTCGGCGCGGTGTTCCTGCTGGTCGGCATCCTCGGGTTCATCCCCGGCGTGACGGCCAACTACGAGCAGCTCTCGTTCGCCGGCCACGGATCCGGGGCGCTGCTGCTGGGCGTGTTCGCGGTGTCGATCCTGCACAACCTGGTGCATGCAGCCTTCGGCGTCGCCGGACTGGTGCTCGCCCGCAGCATCGCCGGCGCCCGCAACTTCCTGATCTACGGCGGTGTCATCTACGCGGTGCTCTGGATCTACGGGTTGGTCATCGACCACGACAGCGCCGCCAACTTCGTCCCGGTCAACACCGCCGACAACTGGCTGCACCTGGCCTTGGCCATCGCCATGATCGCGCTCGGAGTGCTCCTCGGCCGGCGGCACCCCGCCCGCACCACCTGA
- a CDS encoding ANTAR domain-containing protein has product MLAAREREHADHLEAALHSSREIGIAIGILMHSRQLNRDQAFEFLVHASQRLNRKVRDLAWAIAEAGEVPSDTGAQKR; this is encoded by the coding sequence ATGCTCGCCGCCCGCGAACGCGAGCACGCCGACCACCTCGAGGCCGCCCTGCACAGCAGCCGCGAGATCGGCATCGCCATCGGCATTCTGATGCACAGCCGCCAGCTCAACCGGGACCAAGCGTTTGAGTTCCTGGTCCACGCCTCCCAACGGCTCAACCGCAAAGTCCGCGACCTCGCCTGGGCCATCGCCGAGGCCGGCGAGGTCCCCAGCGATACCGGTGCTCAGAAACGGTGA
- a CDS encoding GAF and ANTAR domain-containing protein has product MEFLIRLCDHCVRVLGVDAAGLLLADPQDRLQVMAASSTQVWQLEVLQTEIGQGPCLDCHRAGVAVVTTDLAADGERWPRFSPACRQAGFAAVHALPMRYHDQVIGAMNLFAHSPGPLHPDSVRIAQALTDVATIGLLHHRERADQATLIGQLHTAVSSRVVIEQANGMLAERFGLTPDQAFRLLRQYARDHNRRLTDLAAAVVTGREDLYRPEPGSR; this is encoded by the coding sequence GTGGAGTTCCTGATCCGGCTGTGTGACCACTGTGTGCGCGTGCTCGGCGTCGACGCGGCCGGATTGTTGCTGGCCGATCCGCAGGACCGGCTGCAGGTGATGGCCGCCAGCAGCACACAGGTCTGGCAGCTCGAAGTGCTGCAGACCGAGATCGGACAGGGCCCGTGCCTGGACTGTCACCGCGCCGGCGTCGCGGTGGTCACTACCGATCTTGCCGCGGACGGCGAGCGCTGGCCGCGGTTCAGCCCGGCCTGTCGGCAGGCCGGGTTCGCCGCGGTCCACGCGCTGCCGATGCGCTACCACGACCAGGTCATCGGGGCGATGAACCTGTTCGCCCACAGCCCCGGCCCGCTGCACCCGGACTCGGTGCGAATCGCCCAAGCCCTGACCGACGTGGCCACCATCGGGCTGCTACACCATCGCGAACGCGCCGACCAGGCCACGCTGATCGGCCAGCTGCACACCGCGGTGAGTAGCCGGGTGGTCATCGAGCAGGCCAACGGGATGCTGGCCGAGCGGTTCGGCCTGACCCCTGACCAGGCGTTTCGGCTGCTGCGACAGTATGCCCGCGATCACAACCGTCGCCTCACCGACCTTGCCGCTGCCGTCGTCACCGGCCGCGAGGACCTGTACCGGCCCGAGCCCGGCAGCCGCTGA
- a CDS encoding GAF and ANTAR domain-containing protein, translating to MTADRLVQACVDTLGVDGVALTARGDRGEFVHLAATGPATGIAELQLTTGTGPCWEADDSHRPVHGPDLTRPTERARWPGFADAAVEHGVRAVFAFPLLAGAVCCGTLLLCRHRRGPLTAGQLRDGLWFAAAGLGTLLDLRAGIPTGQPTDPFGAGQAQIFQASGMIAAQIDGGVDEALARLRAHAWAANRSVAEAAADVLAHRLRFAPDST from the coding sequence GTGACCGCCGATCGGTTGGTGCAGGCCTGCGTCGACACGCTGGGAGTCGACGGGGTCGCGCTGACCGCACGCGGCGACCGCGGCGAGTTCGTGCACCTGGCCGCCACCGGCCCGGCCACCGGGATCGCAGAACTGCAGCTGACCACCGGCACCGGCCCGTGCTGGGAGGCCGACGACTCCCACCGTCCCGTGCACGGGCCCGACCTGACCCGCCCGACCGAACGGGCCCGCTGGCCCGGGTTCGCCGACGCCGCCGTCGAGCACGGGGTGCGGGCGGTGTTCGCGTTCCCGCTGCTGGCCGGCGCGGTCTGCTGCGGCACCCTGCTGCTGTGCCGGCATCGTCGCGGCCCACTGACCGCCGGGCAGCTGCGGGACGGGCTGTGGTTCGCCGCCGCCGGGCTGGGGACGCTGCTCGACCTGCGCGCCGGGATCCCCACCGGCCAGCCCACCGATCCGTTCGGTGCCGGACAGGCCCAGATTTTCCAGGCCAGTGGCATGATCGCCGCCCAGATCGACGGGGGCGTCGACGAGGCCCTGGCCCGGCTGCGTGCCCATGCCTGGGCCGCGAACCGCTCCGTGGCCGAGGCCGCCGCCGACGTCCTGGCCCACCGCCTGCGGTTCGCCCCCGACTCCACCTGA
- a CDS encoding thermonuclease family protein, translating into MADIALGFQPETRRVYDAPLLRGVDGDTVNIDQSVRMVSIDTPESHFGGAAPTAQATLNRARERLEAGDYDAIGPQLRDYQIARLTPTAAERHLSAGARAAAEFARMRAERLVIDPVSGVGKVGILVTGEVIEENGRLLAYVTPWLNKPLPPPNDPRRRTFNLQLVETGWAALFLIYPSLPRDSDLRRAVTAAETAWENKLGAWHEFGEDLLLGYEYRAGIKLGEADKPDQPPVPPGERIDAAFRRVCVDLRTREILGRFGYHKIEPPFRLWFWQKDLDTAREMFQLVDPAIP; encoded by the coding sequence ATGGCCGACATCGCGCTCGGTTTCCAGCCTGAGACTCGCCGGGTCTACGACGCGCCGCTGCTGCGCGGGGTCGACGGCGACACGGTCAACATCGACCAGTCCGTGCGCATGGTCTCGATCGACACTCCGGAATCCCACTTCGGGGGTGCCGCGCCGACCGCGCAGGCCACCTTGAACCGGGCCCGGGAACGCCTCGAGGCCGGCGACTACGACGCGATCGGCCCGCAGCTGCGCGACTACCAGATCGCCCGGCTCACCCCGACCGCCGCCGAGCGGCACCTGAGCGCCGGTGCCCGCGCCGCGGCGGAGTTCGCCAGGATGCGCGCCGAGCGCTTGGTGATCGACCCGGTCAGCGGGGTCGGCAAGGTCGGGATCCTGGTCACCGGCGAGGTGATCGAGGAGAACGGGCGCCTGCTGGCGTACGTGACCCCATGGCTGAACAAGCCGCTCCCGCCACCGAACGACCCGCGGCGGCGCACGTTCAACCTGCAGCTGGTCGAGACCGGGTGGGCCGCGCTGTTCCTGATCTACCCGTCCCTGCCCCGGGACTCCGACCTGCGCCGAGCCGTGACCGCCGCCGAGACCGCGTGGGAGAACAAGCTCGGGGCCTGGCACGAGTTCGGCGAGGACCTGCTGCTCGGCTACGAGTACCGAGCCGGCATCAAGCTTGGCGAAGCCGACAAACCAGACCAACCCCCGGTCCCGCCCGGCGAGCGGATCGACGCTGCGTTCCGGCGGGTCTGCGTCGACCTGCGCACCCGCGAGATCCTGGGCCGCTTCGGCTACCACAAGATCGAGCCGCCATTCCGGCTCTGGTTCTGGCAGAAGGACCTCGACACGGCCCGCGAGATGTTCCAGCTCGTCGACCCCGCCATCCCCTGA
- a CDS encoding GAF domain-containing protein: MVTLRDDAVTGGEGDAGLARAARPGWRAGWADGQGRFLAAIVVVTAVLAWVAAAVSGLVSGVRLQAVLVVSGAVLTAVSVGLPLWQRRRANAARADATVAARAARAALRVALSDTLDPLVHLLGRLTVARGAAKTQLRGEAISLVVTTLAGLGGEHRARVCFFALDHDPPRLRPERFAGRAGAPTAEFSEETTAGAAALGIAHGGAWLYFPDTAVQPPPCWWDDERAYRSVLIGPVATPDTVVGLISMDAPGPGELDGIDVALVRVLATLLATALIM, from the coding sequence GTGGTGACGCTGCGGGACGATGCCGTGACCGGCGGTGAGGGCGACGCCGGGCTCGCTCGCGCCGCCCGGCCGGGGTGGCGCGCGGGCTGGGCGGACGGCCAGGGTCGTTTCCTGGCCGCGATCGTGGTCGTCACGGCGGTGTTGGCCTGGGTGGCGGCCGCGGTGTCGGGGCTGGTGTCCGGCGTGCGGCTGCAGGCGGTGCTGGTGGTGTCCGGGGCGGTGCTGACCGCGGTGTCGGTGGGGCTGCCGTTGTGGCAACGCCGCCGGGCCAACGCCGCCCGCGCCGACGCGACGGTGGCCGCGCGAGCGGCCCGCGCGGCGCTGCGCGTGGCGTTGTCCGACACCCTGGACCCGTTGGTGCACCTGCTGGGCCGGCTGACGGTGGCGCGCGGCGCGGCCAAGACCCAGCTGCGTGGCGAGGCGATCTCGCTGGTGGTGACCACACTGGCCGGGTTGGGCGGCGAGCACCGGGCCCGAGTGTGCTTCTTCGCGCTCGATCACGATCCACCCCGGCTGCGCCCGGAACGGTTCGCCGGACGCGCGGGAGCCCCGACCGCGGAATTCAGCGAGGAGACCACCGCCGGTGCGGCGGCACTGGGCATCGCGCACGGCGGGGCCTGGCTGTACTTCCCAGATACCGCGGTTCAGCCGCCGCCGTGCTGGTGGGACGACGAGCGGGCCTACCGCAGCGTGCTGATCGGCCCGGTCGCCACCCCGGACACGGTGGTCGGGCTGATCAGCATGGACGCCCCCGGCCCCGGCGAGCTCGACGGAATCGACGTGGCACTGGTCCGGGTGCTGGCCACGCTGTTGGCCACCGCACTGATCATGTGA
- a CDS encoding STAS domain-containing protein — protein MAHSHADFRPGAASFIGSFFDAPDQAVIVLRGDLDAAAVGRVRLHIGDVLAAGIEDITVDGRDVDSYHPSLLDVLGRTQRHLGRTRHLLRIRGLRPTPLAPPVSDAEATPAGIPDPVVVPPARAGSAEPVP, from the coding sequence ATGGCACACAGCCACGCGGACTTCAGGCCGGGGGCGGCGAGCTTCATCGGCTCGTTCTTCGACGCCCCCGACCAGGCGGTGATCGTGCTGCGCGGTGACCTCGACGCCGCCGCGGTCGGACGGGTGCGCCTGCACATCGGCGACGTCCTGGCGGCCGGGATCGAGGACATCACCGTCGATGGCCGCGACGTCGACAGCTACCACCCGAGCCTGCTCGATGTGCTCGGGCGCACCCAGCGCCACCTGGGCCGGACCCGACACCTGCTGCGGATCCGGGGGCTACGCCCCACCCCGCTCGCCCCGCCTGTGTCCGACGCGGAGGCCACGCCGGCCGGCATCCCGGACCCGGTCGTCGTACCGCCGGCCCGGGCCGGGTCGGCGGAGCCGGTGCCCTGA
- a CDS encoding SPW repeat protein, protein MSTPQNPPMAEHPDFAEVARGHELQEVRMRYERAAETVTGQVIEGVILLAGLYLALSGWIVGFTGPLQTHNLIIGLAIAVLGFGFGAAYGSTHRLAWVCPVLGVWTIVALWAVSGAAGGIGAMLTNILAGAVVLLAGLALLGAPRMGGGTILRTREGHRTR, encoded by the coding sequence ATGTCCACCCCTCAGAACCCCCCGATGGCCGAACACCCCGACTTCGCCGAGGTCGCGCGGGGCCATGAGCTGCAAGAGGTCCGGATGCGCTACGAGCGCGCGGCCGAGACGGTCACCGGGCAGGTCATCGAGGGCGTGATCCTGCTGGCCGGGCTCTACCTGGCGCTGTCCGGGTGGATCGTCGGGTTCACCGGCCCCCTGCAGACCCACAACCTGATCATCGGGTTGGCGATCGCGGTGCTCGGCTTCGGGTTCGGCGCAGCCTATGGCAGTACCCACCGGCTGGCCTGGGTCTGTCCGGTGCTCGGGGTCTGGACAATCGTCGCGCTGTGGGCGGTCAGCGGCGCCGCGGGTGGCATCGGCGCGATGCTGACCAACATCCTCGCCGGGGCCGTGGTGCTGTTGGCCGGGCTCGCGCTGCTCGGCGCCCCCCGGATGGGCGGCGGAACGATACTGCGCACACGGGAGGGGCACCGCACTCGCTGA
- a CDS encoding DUF6777 domain-containing protein has translation MNQFLAGPAEMPTGHPPPRRGFSTRSKIVSGVAALVLAAAGGATLLPAWSGGDEYQAVSYAGDNPFMTPVGTDQPEITPVPGAGGPQSGGLAGLYAQDPARPACDAAALIENLQADPAKAAAWAQVLGVAPAGIPAFVDSLTPVVLRANTAVIDHGYRDGTFIARPAVLAAGTAVFINSYGEPTVKCYNGNPLTQGTSRDPAVTVITPASRQIVTNTFVNLTTGGTTITVPGKPDPKPIPGPNPNPGPKPGPNPGPTKVDPALVKAAVLARIDADAAKERAADAATAARIADTGLREAKQRLDNLTAERDRLIAIANDPTRPFFERLAAQAQLNDASPTGLSSRIVAAIKDAGAAAQNKDKADADKTKADAEAAELDRLAREKEKKAGLPSPPPPQPRGAQQLDAPQPEEQPGGDQQLAVQPDGAPQPDELPAGEQPEAELQPGDEQPDGAQPAGEQPLDGEQQPDVQQQPDQQPGAELQPDGQQQPGGEQQPGGEQPDQQPGAEQQPDGAQAGLEQPAGGNGQ, from the coding sequence ATGAATCAGTTTCTCGCCGGCCCCGCCGAGATGCCGACGGGTCACCCGCCGCCGCGGCGGGGATTCAGCACCCGCAGCAAGATCGTGTCCGGTGTCGCCGCGCTGGTGCTGGCCGCGGCCGGCGGGGCCACCCTGTTGCCTGCCTGGTCCGGTGGCGATGAGTACCAGGCCGTCTCCTACGCCGGAGACAACCCGTTCATGACCCCGGTCGGCACCGACCAGCCGGAGATCACCCCGGTGCCGGGTGCGGGCGGTCCCCAGTCCGGTGGCCTGGCCGGCCTGTACGCGCAGGACCCGGCCCGGCCCGCCTGCGACGCCGCAGCGTTGATCGAGAACTTGCAGGCCGACCCGGCCAAGGCCGCCGCGTGGGCACAGGTCCTCGGAGTGGCCCCGGCGGGCATCCCCGCCTTCGTGGACAGCCTCACCCCGGTCGTGCTGCGGGCGAACACCGCGGTCATCGACCACGGCTACCGCGACGGCACGTTCATCGCCCGCCCGGCGGTCCTCGCAGCGGGAACCGCGGTGTTCATCAACAGCTACGGCGAGCCCACGGTGAAGTGCTACAACGGCAACCCGCTGACCCAGGGCACCAGCCGCGATCCCGCGGTCACCGTCATCACCCCCGCCAGCAGGCAGATCGTCACCAACACCTTCGTCAACCTGACCACCGGCGGCACGACGATCACGGTGCCCGGCAAGCCGGACCCCAAGCCCATCCCCGGCCCCAACCCGAACCCCGGGCCCAAGCCCGGCCCGAACCCCGGGCCCACCAAGGTGGACCCGGCGCTGGTGAAGGCGGCCGTGCTGGCCCGGATCGACGCCGACGCCGCCAAGGAGCGGGCCGCTGACGCGGCCACCGCGGCCCGGATCGCCGACACCGGGCTGCGGGAGGCCAAGCAGCGTCTCGACAACCTCACGGCCGAACGGGATCGGCTCATCGCGATCGCGAACGATCCGACCAGGCCCTTCTTCGAGCGCCTGGCCGCCCAGGCCCAGCTCAACGACGCGAGCCCCACCGGGCTGAGCAGCCGCATCGTCGCCGCGATCAAGGACGCCGGTGCGGCCGCGCAGAACAAGGACAAGGCCGACGCCGACAAGACCAAGGCCGACGCCGAAGCCGCCGAGCTCGACCGGCTGGCCCGGGAGAAGGAGAAGAAGGCAGGACTGCCCTCGCCCCCACCGCCGCAGCCACGTGGTGCCCAGCAGCTCGACGCACCGCAGCCCGAGGAGCAGCCCGGCGGCGACCAGCAACTGGCCGTACAGCCCGACGGCGCACCGCAGCCCGACGAGCTACCCGCCGGCGAGCAGCCCGAGGCGGAACTGCAGCCCGGTGACGAGCAGCCCGACGGCGCCCAGCCCGCCGGCGAGCAGCCGCTCGACGGCGAACAGCAGCCCGACGTCCAGCAGCAGCCGGACCAGCAGCCCGGTGCCGAGCTGCAGCCCGACGGCCAGCAGCAGCCCGGCGGTGAGCAGCAGCCCGGTGGTGAGCAGCCCGACCAGCAGCCCGGTGCCGAGCAGCAGCCCGACGGCGCCCAGGCGGGCCTGGAACAGCCAGCCGGCGGCAACGGACAATGA